GATTAAAAGAGTGTTACGATTTGACAAATTGTGAACATGTTCAcagaaaataaggaaagaAAGTAAGTCCAAGACATAAGATTTACATGATTAGGAAAATTCTCCGACGTCCAAGATTCCTCAAAACTGGGTTATACTAGGATAGTTTCGTGTGAATTACAACAAAAGGCTATGGATCAACTATTTATACTAGAGTGCTTGTGAAGAATTGTAGTATTACCCTGGATGTAATCTAGTGTAGGTTACGGACTCCAACATAGAGCATCAACGAGTAGGTGATAATCAACTCGGCGAAGATCGGGAAATATTGTGTAGGCATAGATGAGAAATGTTGCTTTTCGTGAATCAGTGAGTGCCTAAATAAGCCTTTACGGATCCTCTATTTCTTTTCCAAAAGAAACAGAGTGAAGCCATTTTCTGCTTTCTCCAACCCGCAGAAcgaaaaacaatgaaaaacaAAGGTCTTTTAGAAAGGTGTAGTGCAGAAGTTGACAGCATGTGAGCAGAAAAATGGTGATCCTTCAATAACCACTTTAAAGTCCCGATGTTTCGTGAGTTCACAATTCATATTAGGGGAATTACCATTTACTATCaaagatttgatataaaaaacaaaaaagcacAACATTTTTAACTCGACTCTTTagtttttcaagaattttaccACTATAGTTTGACACTCCAACAGCTTTCACGAGACCCTGCTCCACAGCATCTGCTAGACCATCAATGTATCCTGGAAAAACAATCCCCAATTTCCTGAGCCGATAAAGACTTTAATAAGGATAGATGATCTCAATCAGTGAATAGGCAATGACAGTACTTATTGACAACCTTCATTTCCCCATATTCCCGGCCTGAAATGTTTGTGAGAAAATGAATTGATCAATATGAATGTAAGCACTACAAGTAGTTCAAGAAAACTGATATCTGGGAGGCTGGTCTTGCATACCAATGGAGCTGATACAGATCGACACAAGACAATTCAAGACGAGACAAAGAATCCTTCAGGGCAGAAATAACACTCTGTCGACCAAGTCTCCATGGCAGAGCTGCATATTTTGTAGCAATAGCAACCTCCACATCTGGAttcttttgtttcctttccTTGATGAATCTTATGACATATGGAAAGTTTATCACAAACAGAAAAAACGAAGAAAACTGGAAGAAAGGAGCAATAATAGTTTCATTCACAAGCACATGTCATGAGTGTGGTCGCAGCTTACCTTCCGAGTAGCGTCTCAGAGCTGATAGCACCCAATGACATCTGCAAGAACAGGAGATGATAAACTTTTCGAATGGGgcattttttcaattgaacGAATTTAAAGCAACAGGTAAAACCAAAACATTTTCCCACCTGTGAGCCGTAAACCTCGGCAGTGTCAAAGAATGTTATACCACAATCAATGCTGGTATCAAAAGCAGCCTTAGCAGCCTTTAATTTCCTGTCTGTCATATAACATAAGATCGTAAAGAATATCATTACTTCTAAATCAATGACCAAACTCACTATGATGGAGAGGGAACATTCTCTTGCAGAAATCTTCagtggaaaaagaaatatggatTGCAAAAGCTATGATTTTGCCACGGAAACGAAGAAAGACTAGCACATCTCTGATATGATACAGAATTCTGACAAGCAAACCATATATTGTGAGTATAATTTGTGAAATTGGGATAACACCAGCACAATGCAGGAGCGAACACTAACAAACCATCTTAACCCCTCTACCATCCCCACATTGTACCCCTTATTCCAATAAACCACAAGAAACCTTCCTCTTCAGACTTCAACCAAGTAATGACACCATACACTGatttacaaaaacaagaaCTCAAGAAATGCTACAAAAAAAGCAAGTTACACAATATGTTTCTCTTCATTACCAGCACCAGCAAATAACACCAACTATCGTTGCAGATTATGATGGAAATCAAATTAACAGACACGGATAACTAGGGAAATTAACTCCCCAAGGAAAACGGTATATCAAGAGTGGAAACTTCAATTAAATTCAGCATAGTTCCAGTTTACCCATAAACCATCATCGTATAGTACGTGATGTACCTCCCACCACTTTATCTACTCATTATAAAAGGCCTCCTCGTATGAATCCAAACGATGGTGGAGTGTCTAGATTTCAGCATGTAAGGGCTCTTACATTCTATAAAAGAGTTGTTAACTTTGTCTACTAATTGTGCTTAAACCGAATTATTCCAGAGTAACTCATCCTCATCACATCAGTTTACACTCTACTCCAGATGAAAACCAAgaaacacacaccccccctccccccacaGAGACCCACAATTCAAGAATCCATAAATTACaggaaaaattaaagtatagaGATTCACCATCCCAATCAAAGTTGTTCCAATAGCTGGTGTCACCCCATGACCAAGCCCCAATCCCAAGCCCGGTCACCTTCAATTCTGAACCCCCAAGCTTCACCTTTTCCTCCTCAGCTGTCTTCACAACGACACTTCCCTGGTCAGAAGCCACAGCTCTAACTGCAGGAACCTTACTCCGACTAAAAGCAGAGAAGCAGGCACTGCTGAAATGCAAAGCCATTGATGATATTCTCCGAAACCCagtatttgtttttgaaaGTTTATGAAGTTTCAGAGGAATTTAAGTAATGGGTTTGTGATTTCCTGGGCAGAAAGTGCTGAGCTATGGTCCATGGAAGTGATCCCATTAAGGTATGGCTCTTGTTTTGAACACGTATTATGAGTTCTATGATGTCCGGCCGGGCAGAATCACAATTTATAGGTGTGGTGGACAGTTTGATAAATCGACTTAGTAGTGCTGACAAGAAATTTTAATACGGGTAAAATGCAGACACCCCAATACGTAATTTGCAATTTGTCCTCTGATTTtggaaattttgatatttggtTGGATAGAGatactatatttaattaattttatcaaattagatatcaaaattcatgtctctctttttttcccagttgatattttttaagttctttttttctcatatttttttttgataaaactGCTCTTTTGGGTCTATACGATAGAGGATATTGTGTTTTTGATCCTACAAATTTAGCACATTGTATcctataagataaaaaattataggatttTTTTGTCACATAGGATGAAAATTGTGGTACAGGTTctatagcattttttttttatcccaaATGCTACAaacttttaagaaaattgtatttttggttccACATGATAGAGCGTCTTGTACTTTTTGTTCCATATTTTCCAGGCATAGCACATTTGGTTCCTAGGATGAAATGTTgaagcattttttgtcccattggATGCAATATTGTGGCGCATTTGGTTTTATAggataaaaagttaaatgttACAATTTTTTAGCTTATGGAGCTAAATGTGCTAAACCAGTAAACTATTGGACAAAAAGTGAAACACTCTCTCTATCCTGCAAGACAAAAAGTACAATAAATGAGGGGACAAAAAATAGAACACTTTATATCGATTTTcccctctttttctttctttctttctttttttttttcgccTTTTCTTCCGAAATCTTAATGATAAAGAGTTAAATCCACACTCACAATTTGAGCCATTGTTTCCTTTAGATGAGGTacttttcacaattttaaatatgaatttacaCACTAGAATtgatttaacttatatatacCTTGTGCAGATTTCACAGTCATAAACTAAGCCATTATTTTCCCCTCCATGAGGTATGTATTCAtgtaaataatacttttattttgcacTAAATGTGattgaaattcattttctACAGATACCACAAGTCTCCCGTTCATGACATCAACTCAAGCTTAATAATCAAGGACAGATGATCGAGGTAGATTTATTATAGTTATCATATCTTGAAAAACAACTGAAATACTAATGACTTGTCTTATTGCAGATGCTTGCAAATTTTTAAAGGTTAATAAGGCCATCCTTTACTCAACCTACGACATTGGTGCAGAGGCCCCCACAATATGCATCAAGGCCAACCTTTGTGCCACCAAGGTCCGTAGAATTCAGTTCACCATTTCAGGTAAGTGAACGTATATTACTTTTCCTTTGGTTTCATTCATAAAATTCCACatgaaaataatcaaaagaTTTTGGATTTAGATGCCCCCACAACCTGGAAAAAGACCTTGAACTACTTAGCTACCATCCAACAACAATGTACAAGCATTTAATTTTAGcttattaagtatttttttctacAGTATAATTACTGCAAGATTCCTGGTTGGAGGCCCATTCACATATGCAAAGTACTCAACAGCCTTTACAAAAGCCAATCCTACATGCTccaagaaggagaaaacaacCAGTTCCAGTATCTAAATCAACAAAACTGCAGAAGAGGGTTGTAGGTTGAAGTACAAGTAACAATTTTTGGATAGAGTGTTGTTCATCCACCAGGCCAACTTTGATTAACCAGTTGAAAAGCCTATCTGCCTCATACAGGCTAAGCACTAGGTCAAGTTCATTTAAGGGACAAGATGCATCTAGAAAGAAAGATTGAAACAATTCAGAGTTGTATCCCTTTCTTGTGGACACTTTTTGTATGCACATTATTTAAGTGTTTTTGGTATGCAGATTGAATGATGTAAGTGTTTTGGTATGCATAGTAAAGGAATTATTCTGCCTCTTTTATCTAAGGAATTATCAACAAGCTACACTTGTCATATTTGACATTTTGGATGAATTAAACGATTcatttatgttgttttctaCTTCTCTATTTTTGGAATATGTTATAAGGAATCAACTACAAAAGAGAACATCCAAATTGCATCATTAAATTGCAACGTATTAGTACATACAATAGATAATTACTTCAATAATATTGAAACAAGCAAACCAACAAGAACTAAAAAAAGCACATTCATCCTTCTTTCATTGTTTCAAGTCTCTTGATATTAGATGTGAAATCCTTGTATATAGATACTACTTCAGCAAAATTGTCCTCCATTTTCACCTGTCTGGATTGAACTCTTCTTTTGAATTTAACGGACATATTTGACATTTTGGATGAATTAAACGATTcatttatgttgttttctaCTTCTCTGTTTTTGGAATATGTTATAAGGAATTAACTACAAAAGAGAACATCCAAATTGCATTCATTAAATTGCAACGTATTAGTACATACAATAGATAATTACTTCAATAATATTGAAACAAGCAAACCAACAAGAACTACAAAAAGCACATTCATCCTTCTTTCATTGTTTCAAGTCTCTTGATATTAGATGTCAAATCCTTGTATATAGATACTACTTCGGCAAAATTGTCCTCCATTTTCACCTGTCTGGATTGAACTCTTCTTTTGAATTTAACGGACTGTGTTGATGTTGACtgtgaaattttttaagaaatactaATAGGGTCcaagcaacaaaaaaattacattcattttttctacaattacaaaataattttcccttattttcttttattggaCCTACAACTCTAATTGAGGCATTTTTCTGACGGTAACACTTTGAGTTTCAATATCGTAAATCAACATTTTCATCTTTAGAGGCGGAGTTTTGAGAAGCAAAAGACATCCtacaaaaacaacaacaaataaatatcataaacgactactgaataaaataaaaaatgctaaataattaatttgaagtttttttaccatgaagaaaaaattaatcttacaAAAGACCCAACCCTATTTTGGTGTAATGTGTTTGTGGAAGTATGTTAAGTGATATATGTAATGGGGGAGAATGGCATTTTAGATCAACAAATGATGGTCAAAGCTGAAAGTGGGTAAAAGAACACCCATCTTCTCATTTCAAGAGCATGTGTAACACCTTCTGTCAATTTTGGATGGAGGGTATCTTTTTTGCAggcttttaaaatttgtgtggtcTTTTGTGGCTACTGATTTAATATAGGCAggttttgtgcaattttagcataaagggggtattatgcaatttttccttttaaaaaaaaacttaaagcCTCATCCAAAAGTATGTGTGAACCTAATAAACAAAGTgccaaaaaaccaaaaattgcAGGAGGCAATTTTAGTTGAGctaatcttctttttctttttctttttctttttcctcttccgCTTCTCTTCATGCGAGAACAAAGGAGGAAGTTTGGGGCTTAGGGTTCAAACCATTAAAGGGcaatttgttgaaatttagttggaggaagaagaagattggTTAGGGTTCATACTTTTATTTGGGGCAATTTGAAGACTTGAACTTTGTACAAAGAATATGAGGCTTCATACTAACGGACTTGATGGAGAAAACATTAAGGGAGAAGATAGTGGAGCAAGGATTGCGGATCATGAATTAGTTGAATCAAATTAGGAAGTGGGAGAAGACAACATAGTTGATATTGAATATGTTGGAAACGGCTTCAGCTTTGGTCTATGAGGGCAGTTGAAGAATATAAT
This genomic stretch from Sesamum indicum cultivar Zhongzhi No. 13 linkage group LG16, S_indicum_v1.0, whole genome shotgun sequence harbors:
- the LOC105178575 gene encoding uncharacterized oxidoreductase At1g06690, chloroplastic, yielding MALHFSSACFSAFSRSKVPAVRAVASDQGSVVVKTAEEEKVKLGGSELKVTGLGIGAWSWGDTSYWNNFDWDDRKLKAAKAAFDTSIDCGITFFDTAEVYGSQMSLGAISSETLLGRFIKERKQKNPDVEVAIATKYAALPWRLGRQSVISALKDSLSRLELSCVDLYQLHWPGIWGNEGYIDGLADAVEQGLVKAVGVSNYSEKRLRAAYDQLKKRGIPLASNQVNYSLIYRLPEENGVKSACDELGVALIAYSPLAQGALTGKYTPNNTPSGPRGQIYTPQFMTKLQPLISRIKEIGEGYGKTPTQVVLNWLIAQENVVPIPGARNGEQAKEFAGAVGWRLSNDEVEELRSMASEIKRVVGFPVEKL